From a single Collibacillus ludicampi genomic region:
- the rpoD gene encoding RNA polymerase sigma factor RpoD, which yields MAKKVKDGETKEMTIEQVKQELIETGKKRGILTYNEIMDKLSVFDQDPDQIDEFFEYLSEQGIEVMNESEDIVEDDDEDAHPHVEDDEDFDLDDLSVPPGVKINDPVRMYLKEIGRVPLLSAEEEIELAKRIEQGDEEAKRRLAEANLRLVVSIAKRYVGRGMLFLDLIQEGNMGLIKAVEKFDYQKGYKFSTYATWWIRQAITRAIADQARTIRIPVHMVETINKLIRISRQLLQELGREPTPEEIAAEMDMSPDKVREIMKIAQEPVSLETPIGEEDDSHLGDFIEDQDALAPADAAAYELLKEQLEDVLDTLTEREENVLRLRFGLDDGRTRTLEEVGKVFGVTRERIRQIEAKALRKLRHPSRSKRLKDFLE from the coding sequence ATGGCAAAAAAAGTGAAAGATGGAGAAACGAAAGAAATGACGATCGAGCAAGTAAAACAAGAGCTGATTGAAACAGGAAAAAAACGAGGAATTCTCACTTATAATGAGATCATGGATAAACTTTCTGTTTTTGACCAGGACCCGGATCAAATCGATGAATTTTTTGAGTACCTGTCTGAACAGGGCATTGAAGTCATGAATGAGTCGGAGGATATCGTCGAAGATGACGATGAAGACGCACATCCACATGTCGAAGACGATGAGGATTTTGATTTGGATGATCTTTCGGTTCCACCGGGCGTTAAGATCAATGACCCCGTCCGCATGTACTTGAAAGAAATCGGACGCGTACCTCTTCTCTCTGCCGAAGAGGAGATCGAGTTAGCGAAGCGTATCGAGCAAGGCGACGAGGAAGCGAAACGACGCTTGGCTGAAGCGAACCTTCGTCTCGTTGTAAGTATCGCGAAACGGTATGTTGGACGCGGTATGTTGTTTCTTGATCTCATTCAAGAGGGTAACATGGGTTTGATCAAAGCGGTCGAGAAATTCGATTATCAGAAAGGCTATAAATTCAGTACGTATGCCACATGGTGGATTCGTCAAGCGATCACGCGTGCAATCGCCGATCAGGCTCGTACGATTCGGATTCCCGTGCACATGGTGGAGACCATTAACAAATTGATTCGCATCTCGCGTCAACTCCTGCAAGAGTTAGGGCGTGAACCTACCCCGGAAGAAATTGCTGCCGAGATGGATATGAGTCCCGATAAAGTGAGGGAAATCATGAAAATCGCACAAGAGCCAGTTTCTCTTGAAACACCGATCGGCGAAGAAGACGATTCCCATTTGGGTGACTTCATCGAAGATCAGGATGCGCTTGCACCGGCGGATGCTGCCGCTTACGAGTTGTTGAAAGAGCAACTCGAAGATGTTTTAGATACGTTAACTGAACGTGAAGAGAACGTTCTTCGACTCCGTTTTGGCCTCGATGACGGACGTACACGTACACTTGAAGAAGTAGGTAAAGTTTTTGGTGTGACACGAGAACGCATCCGTCAAATTGAAGCAAAAGCGTTGCGTAAATTGCGGCATCCAAGCCGAAGCAAACGCTTAAAGGATTTTCTCGAATAA